The Vibrio coralliirubri DNA window TCTCAAGGTCAAAGTACACCTTACCATTATACTTAGACTCAAACCTAAGATCCTCAAACCGAAGATTTAAAATTGAAGTAGCGTTTTGACCAGTAAAACAGAATGTTAGCATTGCAGCCAATCTAGAAAAGTGATTGTAAAAAGGGCTGAAACCATTAATGCGCTTTGGCTTTAGAGCCAACTTAAAAGATACCTTATTACGACTTTTAAGCTGTTTAGACCAACCATTTCTTTCTGCTGTCTGGTTGAATAACTCTTCATCCCAGAACGGATGCACATCAGGTAATGTTCCGTCATCAACATGCTTCTTAAACTTGCCAAATGCGGAAATGAACAGTCTAACTAGAGGCTTGAATTCTCCAACGGGATCGATACCTTTATGTGAATCGGTCTCCCTCTTAATGCCTTTTATCGATTTTAATTTCTTAGCTTCGACCTCACGATTATTCTTCCTAAGAAAGAAACTCAGCATCTTTTTTACAGCAGCCCATGACGATAGCTTTTGCTCACCTTTCCTGCACCTCTCTTGGTGATAAGTCATGTATGCGTTGTATAAATGAGGATGAAAGTAGTCACCACCAATCGATGTGAAATCGTTAGCATCAAGCCATCGAATATACCTTTTAAGTTCTTCGAAGTGACGTTTTCTAGTGGAGTTGTAGTCTGGGTTAAGAATACGGTACACATCACGAACAAAGTCCTCCCTGCCAGCAAGGATGTAGTCAACACCATTTATTTTTTCCCCTACTTGCGAATAGTTAGGGACATATTTGAAATTAAGCTGTTCAAAGTGAGATGTCCCCCCAACTGCTTTTAATTTCATATCCGTCAAACGGAGTGTCTCAACAGTTGCTTCTGGCTGCCCATAAAAATCATCATCAACAAAAACGGGTTTCCTACGACTCATGTTGATGGAACCTCAAAATCTTTTTGCTCGAAGCCAGCATTATTATCTAGTTCACCATCTTCTATCATTTCTTGAAATACACCGAGATAATCCATGATGTCTTCCCAAATCTCATCGCCAGTAGGTTGATCTTCGGCAATCTGTAAATAGAGCAGGGTGGTTGCAATATCTTCATGACCAAGGAATTCAGATACTATTGATAACGCCTTATCTGAAGTCATTTTCTTTAGCAGCATACGAAAGATAGAGACAGCAAAGGTGGATCGTAGGTTGTGAACAACCGCATCAATATCGTTCAGCAAATTCCTTCCTGCCGTTTTTCTAACCTCATTCCATCGGGTATTGATTTCTTCGAGTTTTTTAAAGAATGGTACCCCTGAGTTGCTAATAAACAGATATTTCTTATTTTCATCAACACTATCAACACCATCAAAGTAAGCTGTGTTACCAGCGTCTCTCTCAGCCTTGCATTTTTTTTTAAATTTCTCTAAGCGTTTTTGGTATCGCGGAGATTGGCTGTAGCTATAAAGCTCAGACATTAAAGAACTAGTAATAATTGTGCGTCGAGATTTATTGTGATAACCACCTTTAGGATCTTTGGCTAGAGAGCCATACTGATCGCCAACACCAAGCCTTAGCATTGTTTTAGTCATATCAGGACGGATGATTTGCCCCAAGTGCAAACTTGCTCCCTCTTCCTTTCTAAGCCCTGTATATCGATAAATTCGGAATAATAAACAGAACTCTTGAGGCAAACTCACCCATTTTTCCTCACGTTTTACGTTCTTAATTACTCTTTTGGTGGTAGTGAGAATCTTCTTTGCTTCTTTCCACTCGGCATTTGTTAGAGATTTTAGATCTCGCCTAGCATTTGGCAAGCTGCCGCCATTGTTTCTCTGTGACTTGGTAAAGTTCAATTTTAGGTCAGTTGACTGCACCTGTTTGAGCCTACGTGCTTTCATATGTGTGCCGCTATTTTCAATGTCGATACTAAATATCTCGAACTCAAATGGCGGGTTGTTGAATTCCATACCTTTTCTGATGTGGTACTTGTAAAAACCAACAACTTCACGCATGTATGCAGAAGCAGTTGTTCTAGCCAACCCTGTACCTTCTATTGCTCTACTCTTTACAGATGCATGATACATGTAAGTGGCTCGTAGGTTCTTCCTAATACTAAACTTGTCCCAAAATGGGCGCGGAGGGTCTGTAAGTGGGTCGTAATCGTCGTTATTGAACTTTCGATCCCATGCAGCTTGAGCATCCAAGATGAAAGAAAAGTAGTGGGTTAGCGCCTTAGAGGATTGCAGAGACTCTTCCTTGTCGTCTTCAATGTGTTTTGAAAGGATATATTGATTTGCGTAGTCCAATGGTTCGTATGAAATTAACTTACCCTTCTTGGCTATAGGGTTGCCGCCATTATCTTTTCCTACGACTACTTTTTGGTAACCAACCATGTTTAAGAAGATTACTTTCTTGATGTGGACATGAGTTTCTTTGTCCTCAGAAAAACTACACTGAGGCTCACCGTTGTCATCGATATAAACTAATGGCTTCCTGTATGTGAAGTCTTTAATTGTTGTTGTTTTAATTTCATAAATAATCTCAGGCATTTATTTTTATCTACCAGCCTATCCCTAACCTGATACATACAATATCACACATTCTCACAAATTAAATACGTATGGTTATGATATTGTATAAAGACAAAAAAAAACCTTGCTTATGTGGCAAGGCTCTCATCTTCTCTCTTTGATAAAATCGTAGGGTTCGCAATTCCTGCTAAAATCGTATGGGTGTTCGTAATCTGCAATCTTGCCGCCGTTAGAAGCAACCAGAGCGATACCTTTTGCACAGTCGTGTGGAGAACCGCCACCTAGAGAAACAACAAAATCACAATCGTTGTCAGTCAGCAATTCTAGACCATCGTTTACGTTAGTGATGGTTGGGTTTGGTTGAGTGCCGTCGAATACAACTGCGTCTACGCCACGCTGGCTAAGAAGGTCTTGTACCTGCTTAACTACGCCAATTTGGTTCAGGATCTTATCAGTAACGATCAGACCTTTTTTAAAGCCTTGAGACTGAATGCTATCAGCAGCATCCTTCAGACAGCCAGAACCCATGAAGTTGATTGTAGGGATGTAAAATGCAGTAGACATTGGAAAACTCCGTTAATTATGATTTTTAATTTCCTACATGGTGTCGGTATTCAAGTGGTCGACCATTGATCTGGAACAACTTTGATTCCGAACTACCACTTTGTGGCTAGTCGTTGTGATAGGGCTCATATAGCAATCGTTTTCATGGTTTTTGGCTGTGTTCTTTGTCAGTAGTGATTAGCGATAAATTGGCTCCACCAAGAGCAGAATGGTGCTCTATAACAATGAAAAATAAGGCTTTTCACTGAAAGTTGCTTTGGTTAGGCTGGTGTTGACGTTTTATCGGAGTCATCACTGCATTCAATTTGAGGATCTTGCGACTCTTCAGAGTCAAGGGTGTCTTCTGGCTCCTCGTCATAGTATTTGACAAGAAAAGGGGTGAGCATGACAGATGACGGTAAAAAGTGCTTCATAATACCTCCCGGTACTTAAGTGTATTTTTAGGGCGTGTTGATTTTTCGAGCTGATTTTTGCAGCGAGTTGCTGGGCATTTATACAAGGCAGAGGCTTTGATGTGTAGCTTGCCTACATGAGAAGCCGTTAACGTAGTAGAAATGACCAGCAAACGCTGCCCGAAGGGTTCGGCTAAAAGCGTTTTACTCTTTGTTGAGGGAAATTTGCTTAGAATGACTAGGCTACTTTCCCTCGCCGCGATTAAAACGCTTTTATCTCGAACAAAACTTAACCACGAAAGGTCAACACGCCCTAGTATGGTATTGGTTTAATATGTGGCAAAATTTGCGATACATCATGACTTGCGACTTGTTTTCTATAAATTATTAGATTTATATACAGGCTCACAAATTTGAGAGTAAAGTGATGCCTCGCCGTTTTAGGCCGCGAGAAGAACAACGAAAAAAACAGTGTAGGCAGTGCTCAACAGCGCGAATAATAGGAAATAAAATGAAGTACGATTGGATATTCTTTGATGCAGACGAAACCTTGTTCCATTTTGATGCTTATCAGGGAATGAAGCTGATGTTTTCTCGTTTTGGTGTGGACTTTAGCGAACAGGATTATTTGGCTTATCAAAAGGTTAATTTGCCGCTTTGGGTCGATTACCAAGATGGTCGCATTACCGCCGACCAACTGAAACACACACGCTTCGAAAGCTGGGCTGAGAAACTAGAGACAACAACGGCTGCTTTAAACAGTGCATTTTTAACGGCGATGGCGGACATCTGTTCTTTATTACCGGGTGCACAAGAGTTGGTGGAGTCTTTAAAAGGCAAGGTGAACATGGGCATCATCACTAACGGTTTTACAGAGCTGCAGTCAATCCGTTTAGAACGCACAGGAATGACGGATTACTTTGAGCACGTGATCATTTCTGAAGAGGTTGGGGTAGCGAAACCGGATGCCGAGATTTTTGAATATGCGCATAAGCTGGTTGGATTGCCATCGAAGCAAAGAATATTGATGGTCGGGGATAACCCACATTCCGATATTCTAGGTGGGTTAGACTTTGGCATCGAAACTTGTTGGTTAAACAGTCAAGAAAAGGCAACGCCAGCCGGTATCAATCCTCACTATCAAGTGAAGTCTTTGGCTGACTTGCAAGCTCTGCTACTGGCTTAGTCAATAGTTAACAACTGACTGCCACTAGCGAATACACAATCACAATCGGTTGATTTCGTTAATCGACCAATGCTTTGTAAATTGATTGGCGTTTCGTTAGTGGATAGATGCTTCGTAAATTGATTAATGCTTCGTAAATTGATAGATGCTTTGTAAATAAATTGTTGATGGCCGAGTACGAAAATGTACTCGGCCAATTATTTTGAACTTGGTTTAACCATAGCGTGACCATCAAAACAGATAAAGGAAAAGGCGTGCTGAAATCTCATCGTTATAGCTGTTACGGTATTATCGCCATTTTACTATGGAGCTGCTTGATTGCTCTGTCTCGTAGTGTCTCAGAACAGCTAGGTCCAATTGGTGGCGCGGCCAGCCTTTATACGGTGAGTTCGCTGTTGTTGGTTTGTGTTATGGGGCTACCTAAGCTTTCACGCTTTTCTAAGTCTTACTTGCTGATTGGCGGCGCCTTGTTCGTTTGTTATGAGATCTTCTTGGCTCTGGCATTGGGAATGGCGAACAGCCGACATCAAGCGATAGAGATGGCGGTAATCAACTACCTATGGCCAGCACTGACGGTGTTATTTGCAGTGCTGCTGAGCGACAAGAAGATTAACTGGCTGGTTTATCCAAGTATCTTCTTGGCATTCTTTGGTGTGGCTTGGAGCATCAGCGGTGACCAAGGTCTCTCTGTCGACCAAATTGCTGCCAACATTGCGACCAACCCTAAAACCTATTCTATGGCGTTTTTTGGTGCGATTATTTGGGCTGTTTACTGCAACTACACCCAGCGTGTCGCGAAAGGGCAGAATGCGATTGTGCTTTTCTTTATCGCTACAGCGATCACTTTGTGGATCAAATACGCATTGAGTGATGAAACCGGCATGGTTATGACAACCAGTGCGGCGATTGATTTAGCATTAGCTGGCGCTTGCATGGGGGCAGGCTACGCACTTTGGAACACGGCGATTCTTGGTGGCAACATGGTGTTTTTGGCAACCATGTCGTACTTTACGCCAATCTTCGCGACGCTGCTTTCCTCGGTGATTTTGGGTTTGTCATTGACCATGACGTTTTGGCAGGGCGTATGTATGGTAACTGTTGGCTCACTGGCTTGCTGGTGGGTAACAAGAGAAAAGCCGACGGCAAAGGCGTCGGCTTCTAAAAAGGTTCAATCTCAGTCGTAATTTGCGTTGATGTTCCAGCGTCATTTGCTAGGTAAAAGCTTAGCTCGCGACATTGAGGTTCAATTGAAGCTCATAAGGCATCTTCGATAGGCGTCGCTTAAGTTGGCGGCGCGTACGTTCAATATCATCGACCGCAATCGCTTGTTGGTCGTTGGTATGAATATCAACATTGATTCGTAATTCTGGACCAACCTTCGTCACACCCATCAGCTCCAAATCTTGCTCTGCTTCTTTGTCTACCGCGACAACGTTCTTATCGACCGCATCACAAATATCTTTGTTTGCCGACATCATAAGCAGTTCGCGCATCGCCTCACGTAACATGTCGAAAGGCACTTTGATGAAGTAGAAAGACATTAGCAACATCATCATTGGATCTGCATACACCGCGTATTCTGCAAGCGGAGAAAAAGTAATTAACCAAGCCGCTACGAAACCCGCGGTTACCGCTACACTCAGTAGCGTATCCATCTGCCACTGTTTAGACTCAGCCTGAATCAGACCTGAAGAAATACGTTTACTCTTATTCGCGATGTACCACCAAGCGTAACCACAACCCAGTACGTTGAAAATACCAAACAGAGTTGCAATAGATGCATCTACTTCACGACCACCCGTCATTAGGGCACCAATCGCAGAGTAAAGTGAATAACCAACCACAAGCAGAATCACAACGGCTTTGATGGCAATCACAATCGGTTCGATAATTGCTCGACCAAACGGGAACTCAGTGTCCGAAGGGCGATTGATGTATTTCGAGGCAGCTAGTGACAATAAAGTTAACAGTAAGCTGATAAGAGAATAGACACCGTCAAATACTATGACCAGAGAGCCAACGAGAAGACCCAACACCAATCCGCCAATTGCGAAGCCTGATGCTAAAAGGGCTGAGAACAATAGCACTCGATTTTCGTTTTGGCTTTTCCTGTCACACATAATATTTTCCAGATGTTTTTGATAACTTCATTGTTCTAATATTGAGCTAACTTTACAAACTTTATCTGATGACGTTTATATGTCTTATTTAAGTCAAATGTATAAATACATTAAATTCAGCGGCTTAAGTTAAATTTAAGGTGTCAATAAAGTTGACGTTGAGTGTTTTTTGGGGATGGTGTGCAACTGAAATAGGATCGTTTATGATTAATAAAACACATTAGTCGTTAAGGTTTTATTGATCTTCTAGATTGAATTGCGACTGCAATGGACAAGGAGTGAATCAATATGAAGTTTGACGATATCAGTGATAATGAGTTGTGGGCGATTGCTAACCCGATCATGGATAATCTGATGGATGGTTCAACTAAGGTTGATCATGAGCAGCACTGTCGAGACTTTACTCAAAGAATGAAAGACATTGTTACGCCGGAATATTTAGAGAAGGTGTGTCACCATTATCAGCACAGTAATGGTTTTTTTACTGAGCGTGAGCCAGTTGCGCTGTTCAGACGTTCAGACTCCATCGCTTTTGTGTGGAAACAAGCTTACACCATCGCCAAAGGTGAGTTTGTCGCCGAAATGGTATTGGTTGAAGAAGACGGACGCTATTTAGTGGATCACGTGATGGTTTTTTAGAGCAAGACTTAAGTATGGAGTAAAAGTCGTCCGTCTAGAAATCAAACAAGTAGTCACTAAGCTGGTCGGCTAACCAATTCATTCCTGGGTGCTCTGCCATGCCAGCTGCGGTAAACATACAGTAGTCTTCTTGCGTTAAGCCGTAGGTGTGTTTGATCACGGCAAGCTCTTGTTCACGCAGTAAATGGCGAATCAATGGCTCTGGCATTACGCCCCACGCCTCTTCACGTAAAATCGTATCCAACATAAAGTCGAAGCTAGAGAAGCCAATGTAACGACGCGAGAAGGGCTCAAGCTCAGGATTATCCTTTTCATTAAGATAAACCATGGTCGCTTGCATCGAATTTCTTAGTACCTCATCAGACACTCGTCGCATCGCACTCAAATCATGCCCTTTCTTACATACAGACATCATTCGAATCTTACCAAGCGGGTTGTAGATAATTCTTGGGTCATCGACGCGTTCGTAATCGACACCAAATGCGAAGTCGACTTGCTGAGTTTCAACTAGGTTAGCTAAGTCACCGCTCGACGCGAGAACGAAGTTGAATGAGGTAGAAGGGTATTTGTTGTTTAATGCGTGAGATAAGTCCTGCCACATTTCATCGGGTAGGGAGTCATCTCGTGCTATCCAAATCTCCGCGTTGAATTCGCCCGAAACATGCAAGCAGGTTTGTTTAATACGCGCGGCTGTCACCAACATGCCTTCGCAATCTTTGTAAATCGCTTTACCCGCTTCTGAAAGCTCAACGTGGTTTCCGCTGCGGACGAACAGCTCGACATCTAACTCTTTTTCCAAGGCTTTGATAGACATGCTGAGTTTGGTTCGGTTGCATTCTAACTGGCGTGCAGCTTCAGAAACTGATCCTAAATCAGCAACGGAACAAAAGGCTTGGACTTGAGAAAGGTTCATTTCATTTCCATATTGAGCGGGGGTCGGTGCATATTATCTGAATATTGTGCTGACTATCTTAGAAATAGTCCATCTTTGCATGATAACTCTATGACGAATTGACTAATTTGGTTTACTCTGGGGAAGTTCCGAACCTACAAGAAGTAAAGATGGAGGCCATGATGGCGAAACAATGGGACGAATACGCCGTTGATTGGGATAAAGATCCCGCGACCGCAGTATTCGCACAGTCCGTATTTGACCAGTTAACACAGCTCGTTGATTTAAACGGAACCCGTGTCCTTGATTTTGGTTGTGGTACAGGACTACTCAGCCAGAAAATATCTCCTTTAGCAAAAGAGATCATCGCACTTGATATCTCTGAAGGGATGATTGAAGAGTTAGATAAGAAAGAGTTACCTAACGTTGAACCGGTAGTTGATATTTTATCGCGCGGACTTGCAGCGCAGCATCCAGCATTCAGAAACCAGTTTGACCTAGTGGTAGCCTCTTCGGTGTGTGGTTTTATCCCGAACCTACAAGACACAGTCAGTCTGATTTACACGCTGCTTGAAAACGACGGCACGTTTGTACACTGGGATTGGTACTTGGAAAGCGACAGTGAAGACTACGGTGTAAGCCAACAGCGCTCAGAAAACGTATTGAGTGCAGCGGGCTTTGCAGTGGTTGAAGTCTCTACACCGTTCTCGATTGACACTCCACAAGGAGAGTTAAAGGTATTAATGGGTGTTGGACGTAAACAAGCGCTTCCAGATCTGTAATCGTGTGTATGCCTTGAGCTAGCATTCAGAATGCTCATTTTAAATACTAAACCCACATTAACGACTCTACCGTCAGTTATGTGGGTTTTCTC harbors:
- a CDS encoding site-specific integrase, with amino-acid sequence MPEIIYEIKTTTIKDFTYRKPLVYIDDNGEPQCSFSEDKETHVHIKKVIFLNMVGYQKVVVGKDNGGNPIAKKGKLISYEPLDYANQYILSKHIEDDKEESLQSSKALTHYFSFILDAQAAWDRKFNNDDYDPLTDPPRPFWDKFSIRKNLRATYMYHASVKSRAIEGTGLARTTASAYMREVVGFYKYHIRKGMEFNNPPFEFEIFSIDIENSGTHMKARRLKQVQSTDLKLNFTKSQRNNGGSLPNARRDLKSLTNAEWKEAKKILTTTKRVIKNVKREEKWVSLPQEFCLLFRIYRYTGLRKEEGASLHLGQIIRPDMTKTMLRLGVGDQYGSLAKDPKGGYHNKSRRTIITSSLMSELYSYSQSPRYQKRLEKFKKKCKAERDAGNTAYFDGVDSVDENKKYLFISNSGVPFFKKLEEINTRWNEVRKTAGRNLLNDIDAVVHNLRSTFAVSIFRMLLKKMTSDKALSIVSEFLGHEDIATTLLYLQIAEDQPTGDEIWEDIMDYLGVFQEMIEDGELDNNAGFEQKDFEVPST
- the yjjG gene encoding pyrimidine 5'-nucleotidase — its product is MKYDWIFFDADETLFHFDAYQGMKLMFSRFGVDFSEQDYLAYQKVNLPLWVDYQDGRITADQLKHTRFESWAEKLETTTAALNSAFLTAMADICSLLPGAQELVESLKGKVNMGIITNGFTELQSIRLERTGMTDYFEHVIISEEVGVAKPDAEIFEYAHKLVGLPSKQRILMVGDNPHSDILGGLDFGIETCWLNSQEKATPAGINPHYQVKSLADLQALLLA
- the yddG gene encoding aromatic amino acid DMT transporter YddG → MLKSHRYSCYGIIAILLWSCLIALSRSVSEQLGPIGGAASLYTVSSLLLVCVMGLPKLSRFSKSYLLIGGALFVCYEIFLALALGMANSRHQAIEMAVINYLWPALTVLFAVLLSDKKINWLVYPSIFLAFFGVAWSISGDQGLSVDQIAANIATNPKTYSMAFFGAIIWAVYCNYTQRVAKGQNAIVLFFIATAITLWIKYALSDETGMVMTTSAAIDLALAGACMGAGYALWNTAILGGNMVFLATMSYFTPIFATLLSSVILGLSLTMTFWQGVCMVTVGSLACWWVTREKPTAKASASKKVQSQS
- a CDS encoding cation diffusion facilitator family transporter, with amino-acid sequence MCDRKSQNENRVLLFSALLASGFAIGGLVLGLLVGSLVIVFDGVYSLISLLLTLLSLAASKYINRPSDTEFPFGRAIIEPIVIAIKAVVILLVVGYSLYSAIGALMTGGREVDASIATLFGIFNVLGCGYAWWYIANKSKRISSGLIQAESKQWQMDTLLSVAVTAGFVAAWLITFSPLAEYAVYADPMMMLLMSFYFIKVPFDMLREAMRELLMMSANKDICDAVDKNVVAVDKEAEQDLELMGVTKVGPELRINVDIHTNDQQAIAVDDIERTRRQLKRRLSKMPYELQLNLNVAS
- a CDS encoding LysR family transcriptional regulator, whose amino-acid sequence is MNLSQVQAFCSVADLGSVSEAARQLECNRTKLSMSIKALEKELDVELFVRSGNHVELSEAGKAIYKDCEGMLVTAARIKQTCLHVSGEFNAEIWIARDDSLPDEMWQDLSHALNNKYPSTSFNFVLASSGDLANLVETQQVDFAFGVDYERVDDPRIIYNPLGKIRMMSVCKKGHDLSAMRRVSDEVLRNSMQATMVYLNEKDNPELEPFSRRYIGFSSFDFMLDTILREEAWGVMPEPLIRHLLREQELAVIKHTYGLTQEDYCMFTAAGMAEHPGMNWLADQLSDYLFDF
- a CDS encoding class I SAM-dependent DNA methyltransferase, which encodes MAKQWDEYAVDWDKDPATAVFAQSVFDQLTQLVDLNGTRVLDFGCGTGLLSQKISPLAKEIIALDISEGMIEELDKKELPNVEPVVDILSRGLAAQHPAFRNQFDLVVASSVCGFIPNLQDTVSLIYTLLENDGTFVHWDWYLESDSEDYGVSQQRSENVLSAAGFAVVEVSTPFSIDTPQGELKVLMGVGRKQALPDL